In Helianthus annuus cultivar XRQ/B chromosome 3, HanXRQr2.0-SUNRISE, whole genome shotgun sequence, a single window of DNA contains:
- the LOC110931341 gene encoding uncharacterized protein LOC110931341, with product MSNLSKLEFTALDISGNNYLPWTLDAKIHLTANNLGETIIDSNQTSPQDKAKAMIFLHHHLHEDLKREYLTVEDPLELWTNIKERFDHQKLVLLPKARYEWLHLRLQDFKSVSEYYSALFCITSELKLCGEKITDEDMLEKTFSTFHASNMLLSQQYWERKFTKYSELISCLLVVEQNNKFLLQNHQSRPAGASPFPEANVANYQSGRGRGRGPSRGHGRGRRRGYTWHRESQNTKNSGGESSRHNTGRPSKGKSSGN from the coding sequence ATGTCGAACTTATCAAAGCTTGAATTCACCGCACTTGACATCTCGGGTAACAACTACCTCCCATGGACTCTTGATGCTAAAATTCATTTGACGGCAAATAATTTAGGGGAGACAATTATTGATAGTAATCAAACTTCACCTCAAGATAAAGCGAAAGCTATGATATTCCTCCACCATCATCTTCACGAAGATCTAAAGCGGGAATATCTAACTGTTGAGGACCCTCTTGAATTATGGACAAACATCAAAGAACGttttgaccaccagaagttggtctTACTCCCCAAAGCCCGCTATGAATGGCTTCATTTACGACTGCAGGATTTTAAGTCTGTCAGTGAATATTATTCTGCCTTGTTTTGTATTACCTCTGAGTTAAAATTATGTGGTGAAAAAATAACCGATGAAGACATGCTTGAAAAAACCTTCTCAACGTTCCATGCCTCAAACATGCTCCTGTCGCAGCAATACTGGGAACGTAAATTTACTAAATATTCTGAATTGATATCATGTCTTCTGGTCGTGGAGCAAAACAACAAGTTCCTACTACAAAACCATCAATCGAGACCCGCCGGTGCAAGCCCATTCCCTGAAGCGAATGTGGCCAATTATCAAAGCGGACGAGGTAGAGGTCGCGGCCCCAGCAGAGGTCATGGTCGTGGTCGAAGACGAGGATATACATGGCATCGAGAGTCCCAGAACACTAAAAATAGCGGTGGTGAATCGAGTCGACACAATACGGGGCGACCTTCGAAAGGGAAAAGTAGCGGGAACTAA